AAATTTTAGAAGCACTTTGCTACGATGAATATCCGGAAGGCTGCGGCAATCTAGCCGCGCTCTATGAAAGCGATAAATACGGCATGAAAGACGATAAAAAAGCTACGGAACTTTATACCATGGCTTGCAAACACAATCCAAAAGGCTCAGCGTGCGACAAGATAGGCGGCATGAACAAGAGGCTAGAATTTTTTTGCACAGAAAAAAAGAACGGTTATGATTGCTTTCAGGCAGCAGGCTCCTATCAAAACGATCCGGAAAAATGCTGTATTTTTACGACAAGTCTTGCGAATACGGATATAGCGACGGATGTCTCGAAGCTATCAAATTTGTTCAAGAGGATAACAACAGAGCAATGACATATGCGTACAAGGCATGCGAGCTAAACGATCTCGCAACTTGCCGACAGATTAAGGAAATCGCCAAGAACGCTTGCGATGAAGGCGATCAAGACGGTTGCAAGTGGCTAGATACAATAAAAAATCGTAAATAAATTTAAATTTGAGCCGAGTTTAAATTTGCGCTCGACTCAAATAAACTAAAAGATTGCGGAATTTTTAGTTAAATATGCGACTTTAAATTTTCTACTAAAAAAGGTTTTAGTTTAAGCAAGACGCATGAAAGAAAGCAATCTAATAAAAAAGAAGTCAGAAACCGATAAAATTTCAAGAAGGAGGGTGTTTTATGGTTTGCGAACATTTTATTTTACCACTTAAAATTCTTTTCGTTTTTACCGCTTTTTCCTCTAAGGAGGTGATCATATGAATCCCACGCCAAATTTAAAAAAACTAACCCTGCTTCACTTCAATGATTTGCACGGAGACTTTTTGGCTGAGCAAGTGGACGACAAGCTAGTAGGCGGCGTCTCTATGCTGTCCGGTTATATAAATCAAGTCCGTCAAACAGAAAAAAACGTCATCTACGCTATCGCAGGCGATATGTTTCGAGGCTCGATTATCGATTCGGAGTATAAAGGGGTTTCTACGATCGAGATCATGAATGCTTTAGCGCCCGATATCGTTAAAAGGTAAAATTTTAAACGTCGAAAAATCGCGTTTAGATAAAATTTTAAAATCCGACGAAATAAAAAATATGATAACCGCGCTAGGTTGCGGTATCGGCGATGAATTTGGCGTTAGCTTTGAATATGTAAAAACTTTCGGTACTCCCAAGATGATTGCTACTTCTTGCTTAGATATTTTGGAAGAGTACTTAAGCACGCACAAAGCTATTCGGCAAGACATAGAGGGGCGATTAACAATTTTGGATTAAAAGTATTTTTGGTCGCCCATGCGACTTTTTAATATTTACCGTACAACTGCGGTTATATTTCCGCCGCATTCAGCGATAAGCGTAAAAGAACCGTCAAATGACTACGGGCTTGATTGTGGCAAATAAAGCCCCAACACTTAATGTCTAGAAGCTTTTTACGATCAACCCGGCTCTTATCGCAATTTAGTTCAAGATAGTTCTTTGCGTTTTTAGTTTTTGTTTTGATTTTAAAGGCTTATATTTAAGGATATTTTTTGCTTTGAATTATGAGAAAAACAGCGACGGTTTTAGTAAATACGCTCTTTCCGGACGGCATACAGATCGTGGTCTATGAGTAAAATTTAACAAATTAGATGATAACTAATAAATATGCAAATAATCGGTTTAACGGTACGTAGAGAACAACAAAAACGTAAAAAATATACGCTTACGCTAGGTGCCGCACGCCAAG
This is a stretch of genomic DNA from Campylobacter showae CSUNSWCD. It encodes these proteins:
- a CDS encoding SEL1-like repeat protein; translated protein: MKQNIKKGKEILEALCYDEYPEGCGNLAALYESDKYGMKDDKKATELYTMACKHNPKGSACDKIGGMNKRLEFFCTEKKNGYDCFQAAGSYQNDPEKCCIFTTSLANTDIATDVSKLSNLFKRITTEQ
- a CDS encoding 5'-nucleotidase, which codes for MNPTPNLKKLTLLHFNDLHGDFLAEQVDDKLVGGVSMLSGYINQVRQTEKNVIYAIAGDMFRGSIIDSEYKGVSTIEIMNALAPDIVKR